From a single Loxodonta africana isolate mLoxAfr1 chromosome 9, mLoxAfr1.hap2, whole genome shotgun sequence genomic region:
- the SAPCD2 gene encoding suppressor APC domain-containing protein 2 isoform X3, protein MAAAAMAERGRVLPSAAPAPGLGTEGLPRAFLQSLRTLFDILDDRRRGYVHLCEIESRWQGADARELPHGVLEGLRQAAPASGYLTFERFVAGLRFSLLSAESGPRGPARAPAQAGGPGARPAEKLLPQQRLLFAPADEPRTVLDKKALLPGARPPPSGPCCAARSLERLCGPREAAPGPAEPERSPSVDSGAGACRAMEVDTGDTRRASRVRGEHRRHTITNGVDCDLLKQLRELEQEKEVLLQGLEMMARGRDWYQQQLQRVQERQRRLGQSRAGTDLGAEGSPHSLGQLLPKVQEVARCLGELLAAACAGKGSAPPEHPNRAFPWSSSGPPGPSALAPASTSAPAWLQQTILMLKEQNRLLTKVRHGEGAEWGQGLAGPDPHHCPPGGDGQERAYHATGAGEIGSHQAAVRGSSPQPAGGRTPRLHLHLRGCQNGDRPLAWHLPQTGTPLGPISGPGPPVTWT, encoded by the exons ATGGCCGCGGCCGCGATGGCCGAGCGGGGCCGCGTGCTGCCCTCCGCCGCGCCCGCGCCGGGCCTGGGCACCGAGGGGCTGCCGCGCGCCTTTCTGCAGAGCCTGCGCACCCTCTTCGACATCCTGGACGACCGGCGGCGCGGCTACGTGCACCTGTGCGAGATCGAGTCGCGGTGGCAGGGGGCCGACGCGCGCGAGCTGCCCCACGGTGTGCTTGAGGGCCTGCGGCAGGCGGCCCCGGCCAGCGGCTACCTGACCTTCGAGCGCTTCGTGGCGGGTCTGCGCTTCTCGCTGCTGAGCGCCGAGAGCGGCCCGCGGGGCCCGGCGCGCGCCCCGGCCCAGGCGGGCGGCCCAGGAGCGAGGCCCGCAGAAAAACTGCTGCCGCAGCAACGCCTGCTCTTCGCCCCGGCAGACGAACCGCGCACGGTGCTCGATAAGAAGGCCCTGCTCCCGGGGGCGCGCCCGCCTCCGTCCGGCCCCTGCTGCGCGGCCCGGAGCCTGGAGAGACTGTGCGGCCCGCGCGAGGCGGCCCCGGGGCCCGCGGAGCCTGAGCGGAGCCCGAGCGTGGACTCTG GTGCAGGGGCCTGCAGGGCCATGGAGGTGGACACGGGGGACACCCGGCGGGCCTCACGTGTCCGAGGGGAACATCGGAGACACACCATCACCAATGGCGTGGACTGCGACCTA CTGAAGCAGCTGAGGGAGCTGGAGCAGGAGAAGGAGGTGCTGCTGCAGGGCCTGGAGATGATGGCACGGGGCCGGGACTGGTACCAACAGCAGCTGCAGCGCGTCCAGGAGCGCCAACGCCGCCTGGGCCAGAGCAGAGCTGGCACC GACTTGGGGGCTGAGGGAAGCCCCCACTCTCTGGGGCAGCTGCTGCCCAAGGTACAGGAGGTGGCCCGGTGCCTCGGGGAGCTGCTGGCTGCAGCCTGTGCTGGGAAAGGGAGTGCCCCCCCAGAACACCCCAACAGG GCTTTTCCCTGGTCGTCCTCAGGGCCCCCGGGCCCCTCCGCCCTGGCCCCTGCCTCGACCTCAGCCCCAGCCTGGCTTCAGCAGACCATCCTAATGTTGAAGGAGCAGAACCGGCTCCTCACTAAGGTGAGGCATGGGGAGGGGGCGGAGTGGGGCCAGGGTCTGGCTGGCCCTGACCCCCACCACTGCCCACCAGGAGGTGACGGACAAGAGCGAGCGTATCACGCAACTGGAGCAGGAGAAATCGGCTCTCATCAAGCAGCTGTTCGAGGCTCGAGCCCACAGCCAGCAGGAGGCCGGACCCCTAGACTCCACCTTCATCTAAGGGGCTGCCAGAACGGAGACCGGCCTCTGGCCTGGCACCTGCCCCAAACAGGCACCCCCTTGGGCCCCATCTCCGGCCCAGGACCGCCGGTGACATGGACATAG
- the SAPCD2 gene encoding suppressor APC domain-containing protein 2 isoform X4: protein MAAAAMAERGRVLPSAAPAPGLGTEGLPRAFLQSLRTLFDILDDRRRGYVHLCEIESRWQGADARELPHGVLEGLRQAAPASGYLTFERFVAGLRFSLLSAESGPRGPARAPAQAGGPGARPAEKLLPQQRLLFAPADEPRTVLDKKALLPGARPPPSGPCCAARSLERLCGPREAAPGPAEPERSPSVDSGAGACRAMEVDTGDTRRASRVRGEHRRHTITNGVDCDLLKQLRELEQEKEVLLQGLEMMARGRDWYQQQLQRVQERQRRLGQSRAGTDLGAEGSPHSLGQLLPKVQEVARCLGELLAAACAGKGSAPPEHPNRAFPWSSSGPPGPSALAPASTSAPAWLQQTILMLKEQNRLLTKEVTDKSERITQLEQEKSALIKQLFEARAHSQQEAGPLDSTFI, encoded by the exons ATGGCCGCGGCCGCGATGGCCGAGCGGGGCCGCGTGCTGCCCTCCGCCGCGCCCGCGCCGGGCCTGGGCACCGAGGGGCTGCCGCGCGCCTTTCTGCAGAGCCTGCGCACCCTCTTCGACATCCTGGACGACCGGCGGCGCGGCTACGTGCACCTGTGCGAGATCGAGTCGCGGTGGCAGGGGGCCGACGCGCGCGAGCTGCCCCACGGTGTGCTTGAGGGCCTGCGGCAGGCGGCCCCGGCCAGCGGCTACCTGACCTTCGAGCGCTTCGTGGCGGGTCTGCGCTTCTCGCTGCTGAGCGCCGAGAGCGGCCCGCGGGGCCCGGCGCGCGCCCCGGCCCAGGCGGGCGGCCCAGGAGCGAGGCCCGCAGAAAAACTGCTGCCGCAGCAACGCCTGCTCTTCGCCCCGGCAGACGAACCGCGCACGGTGCTCGATAAGAAGGCCCTGCTCCCGGGGGCGCGCCCGCCTCCGTCCGGCCCCTGCTGCGCGGCCCGGAGCCTGGAGAGACTGTGCGGCCCGCGCGAGGCGGCCCCGGGGCCCGCGGAGCCTGAGCGGAGCCCGAGCGTGGACTCTG GTGCAGGGGCCTGCAGGGCCATGGAGGTGGACACGGGGGACACCCGGCGGGCCTCACGTGTCCGAGGGGAACATCGGAGACACACCATCACCAATGGCGTGGACTGCGACCTA CTGAAGCAGCTGAGGGAGCTGGAGCAGGAGAAGGAGGTGCTGCTGCAGGGCCTGGAGATGATGGCACGGGGCCGGGACTGGTACCAACAGCAGCTGCAGCGCGTCCAGGAGCGCCAACGCCGCCTGGGCCAGAGCAGAGCTGGCACC GACTTGGGGGCTGAGGGAAGCCCCCACTCTCTGGGGCAGCTGCTGCCCAAGGTACAGGAGGTGGCCCGGTGCCTCGGGGAGCTGCTGGCTGCAGCCTGTGCTGGGAAAGGGAGTGCCCCCCCAGAACACCCCAACAGG GCTTTTCCCTGGTCGTCCTCAGGGCCCCCGGGCCCCTCCGCCCTGGCCCCTGCCTCGACCTCAGCCCCAGCCTGGCTTCAGCAGACCATCCTAATGTTGAAGGAGCAGAACCGGCTCCTCACTAAG GAGGTGACGGACAAGAGCGAGCGTATCACGCAACTGGAGCAGGAGAAATCGGCTCTCATCAAGCAGCTGTTCGAGGCTCGAGCCCACAGCCAGCAGGAGGCCGGACCCCTAGACTCCACCTTCATCTAA
- the SAPCD2 gene encoding suppressor APC domain-containing protein 2 isoform X2, whose translation MAAAAMAERGRVLPSAAPAPGLGTEGLPRAFLQSLRTLFDILDDRRRGYVHLCEIESRWQGADARELPHGVLEGLRQAAPASGYLTFERFVAGLRFSLLSAESGPRGPARAPAQAGGPGARPAEKLLPQQRLLFAPADEPRTVLDKKALLPGARPPPSGPCCAARSLERLCGPREAAPGPAEPERSPSVDSGAGACRAMEVDTGDTRRASRVRGEHRRHTITNGVDCDLLKQLRELEQEKEVLLQGLEMMARGRDWYQQQLQRVQERQRRLGQSRAGTVSDASAAGDQDLTTHVYAHVYTHRNHPQPRHPWESWLLPFQGTVAEPPTPGCWDPPTSIMTPSPAPPHIRRPGADLLSTSTTGLPLGSEQQLWGTGVPPVGPLAGPGLWPLAPLSFQDLGAEGSPHSLGQLLPKVQEVARCLGELLAAACAGKGSAPPEHPNRAFPWSSSGPPGPSALAPASTSAPAWLQQTILMLKEQNRLLTKEVTDKSERITQLEQEKSALIKQLFEARAHSQQEAGPLDSTFI comes from the exons ATGGCCGCGGCCGCGATGGCCGAGCGGGGCCGCGTGCTGCCCTCCGCCGCGCCCGCGCCGGGCCTGGGCACCGAGGGGCTGCCGCGCGCCTTTCTGCAGAGCCTGCGCACCCTCTTCGACATCCTGGACGACCGGCGGCGCGGCTACGTGCACCTGTGCGAGATCGAGTCGCGGTGGCAGGGGGCCGACGCGCGCGAGCTGCCCCACGGTGTGCTTGAGGGCCTGCGGCAGGCGGCCCCGGCCAGCGGCTACCTGACCTTCGAGCGCTTCGTGGCGGGTCTGCGCTTCTCGCTGCTGAGCGCCGAGAGCGGCCCGCGGGGCCCGGCGCGCGCCCCGGCCCAGGCGGGCGGCCCAGGAGCGAGGCCCGCAGAAAAACTGCTGCCGCAGCAACGCCTGCTCTTCGCCCCGGCAGACGAACCGCGCACGGTGCTCGATAAGAAGGCCCTGCTCCCGGGGGCGCGCCCGCCTCCGTCCGGCCCCTGCTGCGCGGCCCGGAGCCTGGAGAGACTGTGCGGCCCGCGCGAGGCGGCCCCGGGGCCCGCGGAGCCTGAGCGGAGCCCGAGCGTGGACTCTG GTGCAGGGGCCTGCAGGGCCATGGAGGTGGACACGGGGGACACCCGGCGGGCCTCACGTGTCCGAGGGGAACATCGGAGACACACCATCACCAATGGCGTGGACTGCGACCTA CTGAAGCAGCTGAGGGAGCTGGAGCAGGAGAAGGAGGTGCTGCTGCAGGGCCTGGAGATGATGGCACGGGGCCGGGACTGGTACCAACAGCAGCTGCAGCGCGTCCAGGAGCGCCAACGCCGCCTGGGCCAGAGCAGAGCTGGCACCGTGAGTGATGCCTCTGCAGCGGGCGACCAAGACCTCACCACACATGTGTATGCACACGTATATACACACAGGAACCACCCCCAGCCCAGGCACCCCTGGGAGTCATGGCTGCTCCCATTCCAGGGCACAGTGGCTGAACCTCCCACCCCAGGGTGCTGGGACCCCCCTACCAGCATTATGActccctccccagccccaccccataTAAGGAGGCCTGGGGCTGACCTCCTCAGCACCAGCACCACTGGACTCCCTCTAGGCTCTGAGCAGCAACTATGGGGGACAGGAGTGCCACCTGTGGGACCCCTAGCTGGCCCTGGTCTGTGGCCACTAGCCCCACTTTCCTTCCAGGACTTGGGGGCTGAGGGAAGCCCCCACTCTCTGGGGCAGCTGCTGCCCAAGGTACAGGAGGTGGCCCGGTGCCTCGGGGAGCTGCTGGCTGCAGCCTGTGCTGGGAAAGGGAGTGCCCCCCCAGAACACCCCAACAGG GCTTTTCCCTGGTCGTCCTCAGGGCCCCCGGGCCCCTCCGCCCTGGCCCCTGCCTCGACCTCAGCCCCAGCCTGGCTTCAGCAGACCATCCTAATGTTGAAGGAGCAGAACCGGCTCCTCACTAAG GAGGTGACGGACAAGAGCGAGCGTATCACGCAACTGGAGCAGGAGAAATCGGCTCTCATCAAGCAGCTGTTCGAGGCTCGAGCCCACAGCCAGCAGGAGGCCGGACCCCTAGACTCCACCTTCATCTAA
- the SAPCD2 gene encoding suppressor APC domain-containing protein 2 isoform X1, which yields MAAAAMAERGRVLPSAAPAPGLGTEGLPRAFLQSLRTLFDILDDRRRGYVHLCEIESRWQGADARELPHGVLEGLRQAAPASGYLTFERFVAGLRFSLLSAESGPRGPARAPAQAGGPGARPAEKLLPQQRLLFAPADEPRTVLDKKALLPGARPPPSGPCCAARSLERLCGPREAAPGPAEPERSPSVDSGAGACRAMEVDTGDTRRASRVRGEHRRHTITNGVDCDLLKQLRELEQEKEVLLQGLEMMARGRDWYQQQLQRVQERQRRLGQSRAGTVSDASAAGDQDLTTHVYAHVYTHRNHPQPRHPWESWLLPFQGTVAEPPTPGCWDPPTSIMTPSPAPPHIRRPGADLLSTSTTGLPLGSEQQLWGTGVPPVGPLAGPGLWPLAPLSFQDLGAEGSPHSLGQLLPKVQEVARCLGELLAAACAGKGSAPPEHPNRAFPWSSSGPPGPSALAPASTSAPAWLQQTILMLKEQNRLLTKVRHGEGAEWGQGLAGPDPHHCPPGGDGQERAYHATGAGEIGSHQAAVRGSSPQPAGGRTPRLHLHLRGCQNGDRPLAWHLPQTGTPLGPISGPGPPVTWT from the exons ATGGCCGCGGCCGCGATGGCCGAGCGGGGCCGCGTGCTGCCCTCCGCCGCGCCCGCGCCGGGCCTGGGCACCGAGGGGCTGCCGCGCGCCTTTCTGCAGAGCCTGCGCACCCTCTTCGACATCCTGGACGACCGGCGGCGCGGCTACGTGCACCTGTGCGAGATCGAGTCGCGGTGGCAGGGGGCCGACGCGCGCGAGCTGCCCCACGGTGTGCTTGAGGGCCTGCGGCAGGCGGCCCCGGCCAGCGGCTACCTGACCTTCGAGCGCTTCGTGGCGGGTCTGCGCTTCTCGCTGCTGAGCGCCGAGAGCGGCCCGCGGGGCCCGGCGCGCGCCCCGGCCCAGGCGGGCGGCCCAGGAGCGAGGCCCGCAGAAAAACTGCTGCCGCAGCAACGCCTGCTCTTCGCCCCGGCAGACGAACCGCGCACGGTGCTCGATAAGAAGGCCCTGCTCCCGGGGGCGCGCCCGCCTCCGTCCGGCCCCTGCTGCGCGGCCCGGAGCCTGGAGAGACTGTGCGGCCCGCGCGAGGCGGCCCCGGGGCCCGCGGAGCCTGAGCGGAGCCCGAGCGTGGACTCTG GTGCAGGGGCCTGCAGGGCCATGGAGGTGGACACGGGGGACACCCGGCGGGCCTCACGTGTCCGAGGGGAACATCGGAGACACACCATCACCAATGGCGTGGACTGCGACCTA CTGAAGCAGCTGAGGGAGCTGGAGCAGGAGAAGGAGGTGCTGCTGCAGGGCCTGGAGATGATGGCACGGGGCCGGGACTGGTACCAACAGCAGCTGCAGCGCGTCCAGGAGCGCCAACGCCGCCTGGGCCAGAGCAGAGCTGGCACCGTGAGTGATGCCTCTGCAGCGGGCGACCAAGACCTCACCACACATGTGTATGCACACGTATATACACACAGGAACCACCCCCAGCCCAGGCACCCCTGGGAGTCATGGCTGCTCCCATTCCAGGGCACAGTGGCTGAACCTCCCACCCCAGGGTGCTGGGACCCCCCTACCAGCATTATGActccctccccagccccaccccataTAAGGAGGCCTGGGGCTGACCTCCTCAGCACCAGCACCACTGGACTCCCTCTAGGCTCTGAGCAGCAACTATGGGGGACAGGAGTGCCACCTGTGGGACCCCTAGCTGGCCCTGGTCTGTGGCCACTAGCCCCACTTTCCTTCCAGGACTTGGGGGCTGAGGGAAGCCCCCACTCTCTGGGGCAGCTGCTGCCCAAGGTACAGGAGGTGGCCCGGTGCCTCGGGGAGCTGCTGGCTGCAGCCTGTGCTGGGAAAGGGAGTGCCCCCCCAGAACACCCCAACAGG GCTTTTCCCTGGTCGTCCTCAGGGCCCCCGGGCCCCTCCGCCCTGGCCCCTGCCTCGACCTCAGCCCCAGCCTGGCTTCAGCAGACCATCCTAATGTTGAAGGAGCAGAACCGGCTCCTCACTAAGGTGAGGCATGGGGAGGGGGCGGAGTGGGGCCAGGGTCTGGCTGGCCCTGACCCCCACCACTGCCCACCAGGAGGTGACGGACAAGAGCGAGCGTATCACGCAACTGGAGCAGGAGAAATCGGCTCTCATCAAGCAGCTGTTCGAGGCTCGAGCCCACAGCCAGCAGGAGGCCGGACCCCTAGACTCCACCTTCATCTAAGGGGCTGCCAGAACGGAGACCGGCCTCTGGCCTGGCACCTGCCCCAAACAGGCACCCCCTTGGGCCCCATCTCCGGCCCAGGACCGCCGGTGACATGGACATAG